A single window of Bordetella genomosp. 11 DNA harbors:
- the gspH gene encoding type II secretion system minor pseudopilin GspH has product MRISAPGTCEPAASGNGARRQDGFTLIEMMVVVTIIAIVTTAVGLSFPKRDDDQPLARDARRLSLLFALAQTEARAGGRAVTWHADGQGYRFTRRPQWNPGNAAAAVKEAPPPDDFRDDDSLRPRRWEASDVHVQADSDQAGVFPPEWIAAPMRIELSDDFQRIAIVRDAAGRYALQP; this is encoded by the coding sequence ATGCGGATATCGGCTCCTGGAACCTGTGAACCGGCCGCGTCCGGCAACGGCGCCAGGCGGCAGGACGGCTTCACGCTGATCGAGATGATGGTGGTGGTGACGATCATCGCCATCGTCACCACGGCCGTCGGCCTGTCCTTTCCCAAGCGCGACGATGACCAGCCGCTGGCGCGCGACGCCCGGCGCCTGTCGCTATTGTTCGCGCTGGCGCAGACCGAAGCCCGCGCCGGCGGCCGCGCCGTCACCTGGCACGCCGACGGCCAGGGCTATCGCTTCACGCGCCGTCCGCAGTGGAATCCGGGCAACGCGGCGGCGGCGGTCAAGGAGGCCCCGCCGCCCGATGATTTCCGCGACGACGACAGCCTGCGGCCGCGCCGCTGGGAGGCATCCGATGTGCATGTCCAGGCGGACTCGGACCAGGCCGGCGTGTTCCCGCCCGAATGGATCGCCGCGCCCATGCGTATCGAACTGAGCGACGATTTCCAACGCATCGCCATCGTGCGCGACGCGGCCGGACGCTATGCGCTGCAGCCATGA
- a CDS encoding serine hydrolase domain-containing protein, translating into MSVLLGRRDLLKKATFTAVAAAGGLAGRRAGAAPAQPIRQAAPAGGAAFAAIDHSLRQAVDNGTVAGVVAMGATRQGLVYEGAFGHANRQTGSAITPDTVFWLLSMTKAITATACMQLIEQGKLGLDQPAGDILPELKSPQVLDGFDAAGQPKLRPARTAITVRHLLTHTSGFTYSIWSQDLTRYEKATGMPDIGYSLNGAFKAPLEFEPGERWQYGIGMDWVGKLVEAVSDQSLEIYFRERIFAPLGMHDSGFLIGSAQKRRVATLHHRQPDGSLKPEAFEINQRPEFFMGGGGAFSTPRDYMALLQMLLNGGTYRGNRILRPDTVAAMFRNHIGDLQVTEMKTAQPAWSNSFDQFPGTPHKWGLSFDINTQPGPHGRSAGSISWAGLLNSYFWVDPVKQVAGTLFTQVLPFYDPGVVDLYGKFEQGLYGGLRRA; encoded by the coding sequence ATGAGCGTTTTACTTGGCCGGCGCGATCTGCTGAAGAAGGCCACTTTCACGGCCGTCGCGGCGGCAGGCGGCTTGGCCGGCCGGCGCGCCGGGGCAGCGCCCGCCCAACCGATACGCCAGGCGGCGCCGGCCGGCGGAGCCGCCTTTGCGGCGATCGACCATTCCCTGCGCCAGGCGGTCGACAACGGCACGGTGGCCGGCGTGGTCGCCATGGGCGCCACCCGGCAGGGGTTGGTCTATGAAGGGGCCTTTGGCCACGCGAACCGCCAAACCGGGTCGGCCATCACGCCGGACACGGTGTTCTGGCTGTTGTCGATGACCAAGGCGATTACCGCGACGGCGTGCATGCAGCTCATCGAGCAAGGCAAGCTGGGGCTGGACCAGCCGGCGGGCGATATCCTGCCGGAACTGAAGTCGCCCCAGGTACTCGACGGCTTCGATGCCGCGGGGCAGCCGAAGCTGCGGCCGGCCCGCACCGCGATCACGGTGCGCCACCTGCTGACCCATACATCCGGCTTTACATACAGCATCTGGAGCCAGGACCTTACCCGCTACGAGAAAGCGACCGGCATGCCGGATATCGGCTATTCGTTGAACGGCGCCTTCAAGGCGCCGCTGGAGTTCGAGCCGGGCGAGCGCTGGCAGTACGGCATCGGCATGGACTGGGTGGGCAAGCTGGTCGAAGCCGTCTCCGACCAGTCGCTGGAAATCTACTTTCGCGAACGTATTTTCGCGCCGCTGGGCATGCACGACTCGGGTTTCCTGATCGGTAGCGCGCAGAAGCGCCGCGTGGCGACCCTGCATCACCGGCAGCCCGACGGATCGCTCAAGCCCGAGGCCTTCGAGATCAACCAGCGACCCGAGTTTTTCATGGGCGGCGGTGGCGCCTTCAGCACGCCGCGCGACTACATGGCGCTATTGCAGATGTTGTTGAACGGCGGCACGTACCGGGGCAACCGGATCCTGCGCCCCGATACGGTGGCCGCCATGTTCCGCAATCACATTGGGGATCTCCAGGTCACCGAGATGAAAACCGCGCAGCCCGCGTGGTCGAACAGCTTCGATCAATTCCCCGGGACCCCTCACAAGTGGGGGCTGTCCTTCGATATCAACACACAGCCGGGGCCGCATGGCCGCAGCGCCGGCAGCATCAGCTGGGCCGGACTGCTCAATAGCTATTTCTGGGTCGATCCGGTCAAGCAGGTGGCCGGCACGCTGTTCACCCAGGTCCTGCCGTTCTACGACCCGGGCGTCGTCGACCTCTACGGCAAATTCGAGCAAGGCCTCTATGGCGGGCTGCGGCGCGCCTGA
- the gspG gene encoding type II secretion system major pseudopilin GspG, producing MKHCGIGHPGRRAGRRARQRGFSLIEIMVVVVIMGILAGLVVPNLLRRPDQARAVAARQDVSSIMQALKLYRLDNGHYPSATQGLQALVQQPADEKLPGWHSYLDRLPSDPWGHPYQYLNPGVKGEIDVFSLGADNKPGGEDSDADIGSWNL from the coding sequence ATGAAACACTGCGGTATCGGACACCCCGGCAGGCGCGCGGGCAGGCGGGCGCGCCAACGCGGCTTTTCCCTGATCGAGATCATGGTCGTCGTCGTGATCATGGGGATCCTGGCCGGGCTCGTCGTGCCCAATCTGCTGCGGCGCCCCGATCAGGCCCGCGCCGTGGCGGCACGCCAGGACGTCTCCAGCATCATGCAGGCGCTCAAGCTCTATCGACTGGACAACGGGCACTATCCCAGCGCCACGCAGGGCCTGCAGGCCCTGGTGCAGCAGCCCGCCGACGAAAAGCTGCCCGGCTGGCATAGCTACCTGGACCGCCTTCCGAGCGATCCCTGGGGCCACCCGTACCAATACCTGAATCCCGGCGTAAAAGGCGAAATCGATGTGTTTTCCCTGGGCGCGGACAACAAACCCGGTGGGGAAGACAGTGATGCGGATATCGGCTCCTGGAACCTGTGA
- a CDS encoding PulJ/GspJ family protein, producing MKRHTRFPRHAGRPDGRAGGQAGFTLIEVLVAVALLAIVSVLAWRGLDSVVRTRDHVQRDADRDDALLRVLGQLQLDMQMRAPDTVLDGGAADAVVKRVLPAALRVDAAHEGERAGAALDIVRGPAPGGRWQRVRWWRDGDALRRAAGTGGDAFPLPRPGAGVDLLDGVVGFSMQAWIPGRGWVPLPDSDAGSTATGLAIELRLAAPAAGPAQVYRRVVALP from the coding sequence ATGAAGCGCCACACCCGCTTTCCCCGCCATGCGGGACGCCCGGACGGACGCGCCGGCGGCCAGGCCGGATTCACGCTGATCGAAGTGCTGGTCGCCGTCGCGCTACTGGCCATCGTCAGCGTCCTGGCATGGCGCGGACTGGACAGCGTGGTGCGCACCCGCGATCACGTGCAGCGCGATGCCGATCGGGACGATGCCCTGTTGCGCGTATTGGGGCAATTGCAGCTGGACATGCAGATGCGCGCGCCCGACACCGTTCTGGACGGCGGCGCGGCCGATGCGGTCGTGAAGCGAGTCCTGCCCGCGGCATTGCGCGTCGATGCCGCGCACGAGGGCGAACGCGCAGGCGCGGCGCTCGATATCGTGCGTGGCCCCGCGCCGGGCGGACGCTGGCAGCGCGTGCGCTGGTGGCGCGACGGCGATGCGCTGCGCCGCGCCGCCGGCACCGGCGGCGACGCCTTTCCCCTGCCGCGCCCGGGTGCCGGCGTGGACCTGCTGGATGGCGTCGTCGGCTTCAGCATGCAGGCCTGGATACCCGGCCGCGGCTGGGTTCCGCTGCCCGACAGCGACGCCGGCTCCACGGCCACCGGCCTTGCCATCGAGCTGCGGCTTGCCGCGCCGGCGGCCGGCCCGGCGCAGGTCTATCGCAGGGTGGTGGCGCTGCCATGA
- the gspI gene encoding type II secretion system minor pseudopilin GspI: MNPRSAQTGFSLLEILIALAIIAIALAACVRAAGQIATGQAQLRDRALALVSAENTLAELRAQRAFPPLGDLRTPCPQGPSAFVCISHIESTAYKEMRQVTVRVLAQGQGPQLAQLRGLLSARP; the protein is encoded by the coding sequence ATGAATCCCCGCAGCGCGCAGACGGGCTTTTCCCTGCTGGAGATCCTGATCGCGCTGGCCATCATCGCCATCGCGCTGGCGGCCTGCGTGCGGGCGGCGGGCCAGATCGCCACCGGCCAGGCGCAGCTGCGCGACCGCGCGCTGGCGCTGGTGTCCGCGGAAAACACGCTGGCGGAACTGCGCGCCCAGCGCGCATTCCCGCCGCTGGGCGATCTGCGCACGCCTTGCCCGCAAGGCCCTTCGGCATTCGTCTGTATCAGCCATATCGAGTCCACCGCCTACAAGGAAATGCGGCAAGTGACGGTGCGCGTCTTGGCGCAAGGCCAGGGGCCGCAACTGGCGCAATTGCGCGGCCTGCTGAGCGCGCGGCCATGA
- a CDS encoding HAD-IIA family hydrolase translates to MTISACRLRPDGLAPLAPDPACVPWAAGRPALILDLDGTLMREREPVPGAADLLRAYHDRYVVVSNNSTHTAGQMARRLRSVGLRVEPDRLVLAGEMTIRYLREHHPDARVMLCASVGLRRYATQSGCRLVHDEADIVVLALDKRFNYAALERVTRQLAHGARLVVSNTDASHPGPEGCIVPETGALMQAVVSSSGRQPMHVVGKPGPAMFEEGLRRLGRSRDEVLVIGDNPDTDALGAVRAGLRYLLVGDGVHADAPTLAGLMASPVPAHAALPDARRPALASVR, encoded by the coding sequence ATGACGATCTCTGCCTGCCGCCTCCGGCCCGATGGCCTTGCACCTCTTGCGCCGGACCCTGCCTGCGTGCCCTGGGCCGCCGGCCGTCCCGCGCTGATCCTGGACCTGGACGGCACCCTGATGCGCGAGCGCGAGCCCGTGCCAGGCGCGGCCGACCTGCTGCGCGCCTACCACGACCGCTATGTCGTGGTGTCCAACAATTCGACGCACACGGCCGGCCAGATGGCGCGCCGGTTGCGCTCGGTGGGCCTGCGAGTGGAGCCCGACAGGCTGGTGCTGGCAGGAGAAATGACCATCCGGTACCTGCGCGAGCATCATCCCGACGCGCGCGTGATGTTGTGCGCATCGGTCGGGTTGCGGCGCTACGCGACGCAAAGCGGGTGCCGCCTGGTGCACGACGAGGCCGACATCGTCGTGCTCGCGTTGGACAAGCGCTTCAACTATGCCGCGCTGGAACGGGTCACGCGGCAATTGGCGCACGGCGCCAGGCTGGTCGTCAGCAACACCGACGCCAGCCATCCCGGTCCCGAGGGCTGCATCGTGCCGGAGACGGGCGCGTTGATGCAGGCCGTGGTGTCCAGCTCCGGCCGCCAGCCCATGCATGTGGTGGGCAAGCCCGGTCCCGCCATGTTCGAAGAAGGCCTGCGCCGCCTGGGGCGGTCTCGCGATGAAGTGCTGGTGATCGGCGACAACCCCGATACCGACGCGCTGGGCGCGGTGCGGGCGGGTCTGCGCTATCTATTGGTCGGTGACGGCGTGCATGCCGATGCCCCGACCTTGGCCGGCCTGATGGCGAGTCCGGTGCCCGCGCATGCCGCCTTGCCGGACGCGCGCCGGCCGGCGCTGGCAAGCGTCCGGTAA
- a CDS encoding phosphocholine-specific phospholipase C, translated as MTKLNRRTFLTGTAKSAGAALALNMLPPSIARALSIDAKVETGTIKDIKHIVILMLENRGFDHYFGTLRGVRGYGDRFPTPLPSGKDVWYQQDATGLEIPPYHMDGTKVKALQSPGTPHSFSDMQAAWGQGRSGYWPQFKTKYTMGYLGRNDIPFHFALAEAFTICDGYHCSTTSGTDPNRVVFFSGSGFDPSLAKMGINSDDRTSEPNNNRCWITGTMPTPGYTYPDNALTWHTLPKVLEDAGIDWKIYQDPNDNWTGAMHGGLAFEDFRNAKPGDPLYEKGLKLYTIDDLKQDVVANRLPQVSWLLCTAANSEHSGNSNPAIGANYTAQVLDALTANPEVWAKTAFFLTYDENDGLFDHVPAPAPPSYNADGTLAGKATLPLDGEYFSDPAGAYRNKLDTLSGSLRPWGLSARVPMYVVSPWSKGGWVNSQVFDHTSISLFLEQRFDIKVDAVSAWHRAVCGDLTSCFDFKSPNDPSFPTLPDTSNYKAVLAAQSNLPTANPPATPDALYQEKGVRPSRALPYELEVHGTVEEDGRTVQLKFENSGAQAAVFHVYDRNHLDRIPRRYTVEPGKSLQDQWDTSADSGKYNLWVYSTNGFVRTFAGDASAYQDAGFQPEVIRFHYQPRAGRVTMKLKNMAKHHGGKGGNKEDYTLTVRANAYRADGPWVVKVKEEGTLDWDLSASGHWYDFTVTGQDGFERRFAGRMETGRDSVSDPAMAAHL; from the coding sequence ATGACCAAGCTCAATCGACGCACATTCCTGACCGGCACGGCGAAGTCGGCCGGCGCCGCCCTGGCGCTGAACATGCTGCCCCCCAGCATCGCCCGCGCGCTTTCCATCGACGCCAAGGTCGAGACCGGCACCATCAAGGACATCAAGCACATCGTCATCCTGATGCTGGAAAACCGGGGCTTCGACCATTACTTCGGTACCCTGCGCGGCGTGCGCGGCTACGGCGACCGCTTCCCCACGCCGCTGCCCAGCGGCAAGGACGTCTGGTACCAGCAGGACGCCACGGGCCTGGAGATCCCGCCGTATCACATGGACGGCACCAAGGTGAAGGCGCTGCAATCGCCCGGCACGCCGCACAGCTTCTCCGACATGCAGGCCGCCTGGGGCCAGGGGCGATCGGGCTACTGGCCGCAGTTCAAGACCAAGTACACGATGGGCTACCTGGGCCGCAACGACATCCCCTTCCATTTCGCGCTGGCGGAAGCCTTCACGATCTGCGACGGCTACCACTGTTCGACCACCAGCGGCACCGACCCCAACCGCGTGGTTTTCTTCTCGGGTTCGGGCTTCGACCCCAGCCTGGCAAAGATGGGCATCAACAGCGACGATCGCACGTCCGAGCCGAACAACAACCGCTGCTGGATCACGGGCACCATGCCCACGCCCGGCTATACCTACCCCGACAACGCCCTGACATGGCACACCCTGCCCAAGGTGCTGGAGGACGCGGGCATCGATTGGAAGATCTACCAGGATCCGAACGACAACTGGACGGGTGCCATGCACGGCGGCCTGGCGTTCGAGGATTTCCGCAATGCCAAGCCCGGCGATCCGCTCTACGAAAAGGGCCTGAAGCTGTACACCATCGACGACCTCAAGCAGGACGTGGTGGCGAACCGGCTGCCGCAGGTGTCCTGGCTGCTGTGCACCGCTGCCAACTCGGAACATTCCGGCAACAGCAATCCGGCCATCGGCGCGAACTACACCGCGCAAGTGCTGGACGCGCTGACGGCCAATCCCGAAGTGTGGGCCAAGACCGCCTTCTTCCTGACCTACGACGAGAACGACGGCCTTTTCGATCACGTGCCCGCGCCCGCGCCGCCGTCCTACAACGCCGACGGCACGCTGGCCGGCAAGGCGACGCTGCCGCTGGACGGCGAGTACTTCTCGGACCCGGCCGGCGCCTATCGCAACAAGCTCGATACGCTGAGCGGCAGCCTGCGTCCCTGGGGCTTGAGCGCGCGCGTGCCGATGTACGTGGTCTCGCCCTGGAGCAAGGGCGGCTGGGTGAATTCGCAGGTTTTCGATCACACCTCGATCAGCCTGTTCCTGGAGCAGCGCTTCGATATCAAGGTCGATGCGGTCAGCGCCTGGCATCGCGCCGTTTGCGGCGACCTGACCAGCTGCTTCGATTTCAAGTCGCCCAACGATCCGAGCTTCCCGACGCTGCCCGACACCAGCAATTACAAGGCCGTGCTGGCGGCGCAAAGCAACCTGCCCACCGCCAACCCGCCCGCCACGCCGGACGCGCTTTACCAGGAAAAAGGCGTGCGCCCTTCGCGCGCGCTGCCCTATGAACTGGAAGTGCATGGAACCGTGGAAGAGGACGGCCGCACGGTGCAGCTGAAGTTCGAGAACAGCGGCGCGCAGGCAGCCGTTTTCCATGTCTACGACCGCAATCACTTGGACCGCATCCCGCGCCGCTATACGGTCGAACCCGGCAAGTCGCTACAGGACCAATGGGACACGAGCGCGGACAGCGGCAAGTACAACCTGTGGGTCTACAGCACCAACGGCTTCGTGCGCACCTTCGCGGGCGACGCCAGCGCGTACCAGGATGCCGGCTTCCAGCCGGAAGTGATCAGGTTCCATTACCAGCCCAGGGCCGGCCGCGTGACCATGAAGCTGAAGAACATGGCCAAACACCATGGCGGCAAAGGCGGCAACAAGGAGGACTACACGTTGACCGTGCGGGCCAACGCCTATCGCGCCGACGGCCCCTGGGTCGTCAAGGTAAAGGAAGAAGGCACGCTGGATTGGGACCTGAGCGCCAGCGGGCACTGGTACGACTTCACCGTGACGGGCCAGGACGGCTTCGAACGGCGCTTCGCCGGCCGGATGGAAACGGGCCGCGATAGCGTCTCGGATCCCGCGATGGCGGCTCACCTGTAA
- a CDS encoding LysR family transcriptional regulator: MKSSSGNLSSGVNVFAVVVDAGTFAAAAEQLGLSPPGVSRAIARLEARLKIRLFDRTSRAMSLTEEGRAFYEQVIPHLRGMEEAAAAAARGAGTVRGKLRINLDPVFSRIILGPRLNEFMDAHPELALEFIARDHLGDLIVDGFDLALRFGEPRSSSLVARKLLESGIVTVAAPSYLAARGRPAAPQELGAGHHTCLEFRNPETGKPFPWEFHRKRKRLVVETKGRLTVNDPTALVNACVAGTGIAQMLALVAEPLIREGRLVNLFPDWPDERFPLYAYHPSRHHTPVKTRVFLDFIVALTSGLSTAGTERQRRTRS, from the coding sequence ATGAAATCGTCCAGCGGCAATCTCTCCAGCGGCGTCAACGTATTCGCCGTCGTCGTCGACGCCGGTACCTTCGCGGCTGCCGCCGAACAGCTGGGCTTGTCCCCGCCCGGCGTCAGCCGCGCGATCGCGCGGCTGGAAGCGCGCCTGAAGATACGGCTGTTCGATCGGACCTCCCGCGCCATGTCCCTGACCGAAGAGGGCCGCGCGTTCTACGAACAGGTCATCCCGCACCTCAGGGGCATGGAGGAAGCGGCCGCGGCGGCGGCGCGCGGCGCCGGCACCGTGCGCGGCAAGCTGCGCATCAACCTGGATCCGGTGTTTTCGCGCATCATCCTGGGCCCCCGGTTGAATGAATTCATGGACGCGCATCCCGAGCTGGCGCTCGAATTCATCGCGCGGGATCATCTGGGCGATCTGATCGTGGACGGCTTCGACCTTGCCTTGCGATTCGGCGAGCCGCGCTCGTCCAGCCTGGTGGCCCGCAAACTGCTGGAAAGCGGAATCGTCACGGTCGCCGCGCCGTCATACCTCGCGGCGCGGGGGCGTCCGGCAGCGCCCCAGGAGCTGGGCGCTGGCCATCACACCTGCCTGGAGTTCAGGAATCCGGAAACGGGGAAGCCTTTCCCGTGGGAATTCCATCGCAAGCGCAAGCGGCTGGTGGTGGAAACCAAGGGACGGCTTACCGTCAATGATCCGACGGCCCTCGTCAACGCATGCGTGGCGGGCACCGGCATCGCGCAAATGCTCGCGCTCGTCGCGGAGCCGCTGATACGCGAAGGGCGGCTGGTCAACCTTTTCCCGGACTGGCCGGATGAGCGCTTCCCGCTCTACGCCTACCATCCGTCCCGGCACCACACGCCCGTCAAGACCCGCGTGTTCCTGGACTTTATCGTCGCGTTGACGAGCGGTCTTTCGACGGCCGGGACGGAACGCCAAAGGCGCACGCGATCGTGA
- a CDS encoding MurR/RpiR family transcriptional regulator, whose product MPRTRKAQQHAANGPSSAPATTSVPTMRARIQNLLPAMGPAAQRIAEFVIDHPDEVVHMSVSEVAERTGSSEGSVVGFCKMVGAKGFQQLKILLAQEIVQPVQYIHEDLSPRDNVQAVIAKIFNSNIQTLQATASVLDAEALTRAVKLIKRAKRIEIYGIGSSATIAEDVYYRMLRIGLNAVAVTDSHIQAISASRTGPDVATLTISHSGSTYETVLATRLAKEAGAHTICVTNFGKSPIQPFADVLLYTMAQETRFRTEAMTSRLAQLAIIDTLIACLALADYDRSVATLKSTFDVLSLKRY is encoded by the coding sequence ATGCCCCGCACCCGCAAAGCCCAACAGCACGCCGCCAACGGCCCCTCTTCCGCGCCGGCCACGACGTCGGTGCCCACCATGCGCGCGCGCATCCAGAATTTGCTGCCCGCCATGGGACCGGCCGCCCAACGCATCGCGGAGTTCGTGATCGATCATCCCGACGAGGTCGTGCACATGTCGGTCAGCGAGGTCGCCGAACGCACCGGGTCCAGCGAAGGCAGTGTCGTCGGGTTCTGCAAAATGGTGGGCGCCAAGGGCTTCCAGCAGTTGAAGATCCTGCTGGCGCAGGAAATCGTGCAGCCGGTGCAGTACATCCACGAAGACCTGTCGCCGCGCGACAATGTGCAGGCGGTCATCGCAAAGATCTTCAACAGCAATATACAGACCCTGCAGGCGACGGCGTCCGTGCTCGACGCCGAGGCCCTGACGCGCGCCGTCAAGCTGATCAAGCGCGCCAAGCGCATCGAGATCTACGGCATCGGCAGCTCGGCCACCATCGCCGAAGACGTCTACTACCGCATGCTGCGCATCGGCTTGAATGCCGTCGCCGTCACCGATTCGCATATCCAGGCGATCAGCGCGTCGCGCACCGGGCCTGACGTCGCCACGCTGACGATTTCACATTCCGGCAGTACCTACGAAACCGTGCTGGCGACGCGCCTGGCCAAGGAAGCCGGCGCGCACACGATCTGCGTGACCAACTTCGGCAAGTCGCCCATCCAGCCCTTCGCCGACGTCCTGCTGTACACCATGGCCCAGGAAACGCGCTTCCGCACAGAGGCCATGACCAGCCGGCTGGCGCAACTGGCGATCATCGATACGCTGATCGCCTGCCTGGCGCTGGCCGACTACGACCGCTCGGTGGCCACGCTGAAAAGCACCTTCGACGTGCTGTCGCTGAAGCGCTACTGA
- the gspK gene encoding type II secretion system minor pseudopilin GspK, with protein sequence MTHPARHQKGMAVIAALLVVAAAAVIASTMLRGQSERAQLVMSERSRVQAQWLLLGGIDWARQILRDDARHSPITRADQPWAMPIVDLRLDPPGEPDPAVLSGRIEDEQGKFNLQNLAFQGQVDPRQLVAFERLLQALNLRPSIAPDIARRIAAGQPMAVDGTAQSPGDGTAAKAVTPPRAPGLQSLADLRGLAGLDEQAIQRLDCCATILPDQSPVNVNTAPAEVLYAVVTQLPLGQAVALVAERDRGRYFNDAADFVNRLADPRIKLDKDSVSTDSQWFSLAGIVRLGRATAAMRALLERDDQSTSIVWIREVN encoded by the coding sequence ATGACGCACCCTGCGCGGCACCAGAAAGGCATGGCCGTGATCGCGGCCTTGCTGGTCGTGGCCGCCGCGGCGGTCATCGCCAGCACCATGCTGCGTGGACAAAGCGAGCGCGCGCAGCTCGTGATGAGCGAACGGTCGCGCGTACAGGCGCAATGGCTGTTGCTGGGCGGCATCGACTGGGCCAGGCAGATCCTGCGCGACGACGCCCGCCACAGTCCGATCACCCGCGCGGACCAGCCCTGGGCCATGCCCATCGTCGATCTGCGTCTCGATCCGCCCGGCGAGCCCGATCCCGCCGTGCTGTCGGGCCGCATCGAAGACGAGCAGGGCAAATTCAATCTGCAGAACCTCGCGTTCCAGGGCCAGGTGGACCCGCGCCAGCTGGTGGCCTTCGAACGCCTGCTCCAGGCCTTGAACCTGCGCCCCTCGATCGCGCCCGACATCGCGCGCCGCATCGCCGCCGGCCAGCCCATGGCCGTCGACGGCACGGCGCAATCCCCAGGCGACGGGACCGCCGCCAAGGCGGTGACGCCGCCTCGCGCGCCCGGCCTGCAATCGCTGGCGGACCTGCGCGGCCTCGCCGGCCTGGACGAACAGGCGATACAGCGCCTGGACTGCTGCGCCACCATCCTGCCGGACCAGAGTCCGGTCAACGTCAATACCGCGCCGGCCGAAGTCCTGTACGCGGTCGTGACGCAGCTACCCCTGGGGCAGGCCGTGGCGCTGGTGGCCGAGCGGGACCGCGGCCGCTACTTCAACGACGCCGCGGACTTCGTCAATCGTTTGGCCGACCCGCGGATCAAGCTGGACAAGGACAGCGTATCCACCGACAGCCAATGGTTCAGCCTGGCCGGAATCGTGCGGCTGGGCCGCGCCACGGCCGCCATGCGCGCGCTGCTGGAACGCGACGACCAGTCCACGAGCATCGTCTGGATAAGGGAAGTGAATTGA
- a CDS encoding type II secretion system protein N, which yields MPQRVDPARFAHSVAVLVLAAGVGVWGAVLLAPRARALPPMLDTPRPAAGDTAALAAWFGTSAAPVKVNVLGLIAAGTHGAAILAIDGGEPRAYRVGQSIVDGVTLASVEAAGVVLEQGGQRIRVAAPAQAPLVSPGFVPVHR from the coding sequence ATGCCGCAACGTGTCGACCCCGCGCGATTCGCGCACAGCGTTGCCGTCCTTGTCCTCGCCGCCGGCGTAGGGGTCTGGGGCGCGGTACTGCTGGCCCCGCGCGCGCGTGCCCTGCCGCCCATGCTCGACACGCCGCGGCCGGCCGCGGGCGATACGGCGGCGCTGGCAGCCTGGTTCGGAACCTCCGCCGCGCCGGTGAAGGTGAACGTGCTGGGCTTGATCGCCGCGGGCACCCACGGCGCCGCCATCCTGGCGATAGACGGCGGCGAGCCGCGCGCCTACCGGGTCGGCCAATCCATCGTGGACGGCGTGACCCTGGCCAGCGTGGAGGCCGCCGGCGTGGTGCTGGAGCAGGGCGGGCAGCGCATCCGCGTGGCCGCGCCGGCGCAGGCGCCCCTGGTTTCGCCAGGCTTCGTGCCGGTTCATCGATAG
- a CDS encoding helix-turn-helix domain-containing protein, whose product MTASFYDPSAAIAQRIKQERDARNWSLAELAERSGVSKAMISKIERGEASPTATILGRLSGAFGQQLSTLLTLAEQSSDRLLRAEDQPVWTDPETGYVRRRISPPNGGVLELLRIDLPPNARVSYPPDAFTFQHQQMWVLEGVLVFQEGAETHTLKAGDCLQLGRPSACTFANPGKQPCAYLIALAKR is encoded by the coding sequence ATGACCGCCTCCTTCTACGACCCGTCCGCCGCCATCGCGCAGCGCATCAAGCAGGAACGCGATGCCCGCAATTGGTCGCTGGCGGAACTGGCCGAGCGCTCGGGCGTGTCCAAGGCGATGATCAGCAAGATCGAACGCGGCGAGGCCAGCCCCACGGCGACCATCCTGGGCCGGCTGTCAGGGGCCTTCGGGCAGCAGTTGTCCACGCTGCTGACGCTGGCCGAACAATCCAGCGACCGCCTGCTGCGCGCGGAAGACCAGCCGGTCTGGACCGATCCCGAAACCGGTTATGTGCGCCGCCGCATCTCGCCGCCCAATGGCGGCGTGCTGGAGCTGCTGCGCATCGACCTGCCGCCCAATGCGCGCGTTTCCTATCCGCCGGATGCCTTCACCTTCCAGCATCAGCAGATGTGGGTACTGGAAGGCGTGCTGGTTTTCCAGGAAGGCGCCGAAACGCACACCCTGAAGGCGGGGGACTGCCTGCAATTGGGCAGGCCTTCCGCCTGCACATTCGCCAATCCCGGCAAGCAGCCCTGCGCCTATCTGATCGCCCTGGCAAAACGATAA